Genomic segment of Umezawaea sp. Da 62-37:
CGGCGACGCGGCGGAGTTCGCGCGGCTCCACGGGGCCATCACCGACGAGCGGATCCGCGCGCTGTTCCCGTTCCGCTTCCTGGCGGCGAACGAGACGTTCGCGCGCCTGGTCGACGCGACCGCACATCGCATCCTCGCGTCGATCGGCGCGCTGCCGCCCACGACGGGCGTGACGGTCCAGCAGGCCAAGAGGGATCTCTCGATCCCTTGGCGCCGAACGGTTCCGCTGCGGTTCATGTACGAGAAGCTGTCCGACAGCGGGGTGCTCGACCGCCTGGACGGCCGCTACTTCACCGGGGCGGTGCCGGTGGGCGACTTCGACACCGTCGCGGTGGAGCTGGCCGAGCAGGAACCCGGTGCCGCGGTGGCCCCGGAGATCCTGCGGACGCTGGTCGACGGGGCGGAGCGCTTCTTCCGCGGCGAGGCGTCGGGCGAGGAGATCCTGTTCGCGCCAGACAAGCTCGAACTCTGGCCGCGGTACTTCTCCAACGACAACCCGTTGTACGCCATCAACAACACCGTCGGCGCGGAGGCCGTCTCCCGCCTCGTCCCCGCCGACGGCGGCGCGTTCGAGGTGCTGGAGATCGGCGGCGGCTGCGGCAGCGCGGCCGAGCAGGTACTCCGCTCGCTCGGTTCCCGCGTCACGCGGTACCGCTTCACCGAGGTGGCCGAGACGTTCGCGCGGATCGGCGAGCAGGTGGCGCGCGAGGCGGCCGCGCCGTCGACGGAGGTCGAGTCCGAGCGCCTGGACATGACGAAGCCGTGGGCGGAGCAGGGCGTCGGGCCCGGCACGTTCGACGTGGTCTACTCCGTCAACTGCTTCCACGTCGCGCCCGACCTCGACTTCGTCGTCGCCGAGGCGGCGAAGGCGCTCAAACCGGGTGGAGCGGTCGTCGTCTCGGAGTGCCTGCGCCCGACCAAGCTGGCGCGGCCGATCCACGCGGAGATCATCTTCGACTTCCTGGACAGCTTCACCGACGTCGTCACCGACCCGGTGCGGCGCCCGACCCACGGCTTCCTGACGCCCGCGGCCTGGCGCGCCACGTTCGAGGCGGCCGGTCTCGGCGAGGTGGTGGTCCTCCCGGATGTCGACGCGGTCGCCGAGGTGTACCCGGACTTCGTCGTGGGCGCCGTCGTGGCCCGCGCGACCACCTGACCCGCGGGCCCGCGGGGTCGTACCGGACGGTCGTCCGCCCGGTGGAGCGGTTCACCGACTTCCTCCGAAGAGGGCGAGTGCCCTTGGCGGCCGACGGCGAACGGTCCGCACCGCAAGTTCGAGATGGTGATTCCCGTTCACCGAAGTGGACCACTGGATCGAGGTGATCGTTTCTGACACGGTGGGGAGATCCTCCCCGTCCCGGAGGGCAGGCGATTCCGTCCGCTTGGCGGCGTTCCCCTCGGAAGGGGGTCCGGCAGATGCCCGCTCGGACCGACGCACTCCCCACGGCCCGGTGTCGCCCCTCCGCCACGACGAGTCGACAGCCCACCGCGGACTTCCGCGGTCTCCGCCGCGTCATCGGCCGACCGGAGTCCCGATGACCAAGCGCGGCGACGCCGGAAGCGGATCGCGGGCGGCCTTCGGCGTCGCGGAGTTCCGGGTGCTCTGGTGCGCCTCGCTCACGTCGATCGTCGGCGACCAGCTGGCCAGGCTCGCGCTGTCGATCGTGGTGTTCCAGCGCACCGGCTCGCCCGCGTGGACCGCGCTGACCTACGCGCTGACGATGCTGCCCGGCCTGCTGTCGGGCGTGCTGCTCACCGGGCTGGCCGACCGGTACCCGCGGCGGACCGTGATGGTGTGCAGCGACCTGCTGCGGGCCGCGCTGGTGGCGGTGATGGCCGTGCCCGCGGTGCCGCTGCCGCTGGTCGTGGCGCTGCTGGTGCTGGTGCAGTTGGCGGAGCCGCCGTTCGCGGCCGCCCAGGGCGCGCTGCTGCCGCTGGTGCTGGGGGAGCGGCGCTACGAGGCGGGCCAGTCGATCCACCTGATCACCCACCAGGTCGGGCTGCTGCTGGGGTTCGCGGGCGGCGGGCTGGTGGTCGCCTGGCTCGGCACGTCCGGCGCGCTGGCCGTCAACGCGGTCACGTTCGGGCTGTCCGCGCTGCTGCTGCGGTTCGGCCTGCGCCGACGACCGGCGTCGCTCACGCCGTCGGACGGACCGGACGCCGACCGGTGGTGGGCGGGAGTCCGGGCGGGCGCGGGTCTGGTCTGGCACGACCGCAGGCTGCGGCTGCTCATCGCGATCGGCTGTCTCGCGACGTTCGCCGTCGTCCCCGAAGGGCTCGCCGCGCCGTTCTCGCAGGAGGCCGGCGCCGGGGTCGCGGAGGTCGGCGTGCTGCTGGCCGCGGACCCGGCGGGCATGGTCGTGGGCGCGCTGCTGCTGCGGTTCGTGCCGTCCGCGGCACGGGTGCGGCTGCTCGGCGTGCTCGCGGTCGCCACGGTGCTGCCCCTGCTCGGGTACTTCCTCGCGCCCGGCCTCGGGTTCGCCGTCGGGCTGCTCGCGCTGTCCGGCGCGTTCAGCGCGTACCAGGTCACGGCCGGTGCGACGTTCGTCCGGCTGGTGCCGGACCGGCGGCGGGGGCAGGCGCTGGGCTTCGCCCGCACCAGCCTGGTCGCCGCGCAGGGCGTCGGCGTGGCGGGCGGCGGGCTCGTGGCGCAGTGGACCGGGTCCACCACGGGCACGATCGCCGCCGCCGGGGCCGCGGGAACGGTGCTGGCGCTCGCCGCGGCCGTCTCGTGGTCTCGTGTGTCCACCACGGTGACTACCGACGGTTGACCGCTTCACCAGATCTTGTCGCGCATGTCGGCCACCTCCCCTCGTTTTCCGGTACTACGGCTGGAAACGGGAGTCGGCTCACCAGATCTTGTCGCGCACGGTGGTCACCTCCACTCCGTGTCGTCACCCCGGCAGCGGCTGACTTCGCCCCTGGTCGCGATTACCGTGACGCTCCGTCCGGCCCTGGTTCACACCGGGGCGACCGCGTCGTGAGGTAAACATGGGCATGGGACATCGCGCGGACGCTCCGGTGCGGACCAGAGCGCCGTGGCGCGCCATCCCAGGCTGGTCCCTATGGTCCCTGCCCAAACGGGCGTTGGCGTACGTGTTCCTCGTGGATTCGGGCGCCGTTCTCGCCGTCGTCCTCAGCGCGCCGCACCCCGTCCCGTCCCGCTCGTGGCTCATCGCGGGCGTCCTGGCCGCTTGCGCGGGCGCGCACCTGCACTTCTCGCGCTGGATCGAGCGCATCCGCCGCGACCACAGCCACCTGCCGCACGTCGACCTGTGCAGCATCTGGATCTTCGCGGGCGCGCTCGTGCTGCCGCCGCTGCCCGCGGTGCTGCTGGTCGCGACGATCTACCTGCACCGCTGGTGGGTCGTCGGCCGCTGGGACACCTCCCGGCCACCGCACCGCTGCCTGTTCACCGGATCCATGATGATCCTCGCCGCACTGGCCGCGAACGGCGTCTCCTACGCCTCCGGCCTGCGTGAACACCTCATGACGGGCCGCCCGTCCGGCGTGCTCGACCTGCTCGGGATCATCGGCGCCGGCGCCGCCCAGTGGGGCGTGAACTCGCTGCTCGTCGGCATCGTCATCGTCATCACGGTCAAGCTGCGCAAGATCGGCGAGGCCGTCGGCAGCGGCGCGGACAACCTGCTCGAAGCCGGCCAACTGGCCCTCGGCTCGTTCGTCGCGCTCGCCGTCACCTGGTGGCCGGGATTCGCGCTGCCCATGGTGGTCGCCGCCGTCGCACTGCACCGGACGGTGCTGATCCACCAGTTGGAGTTGGCGGCCCGAACGGACAACAAGACCGGACTGCTCAACGCGGAAGCCTGGCACCTCCAGGCGCGACTCGAACTCCAACGCACCCGCGACCGGCAGACCCCGTCGACGCTCGGGCTGTTCATGATCGACGTGGACCACTTCAAGGACATCAACGACCGTTACGGGCACCAGGTCGGGGACTCGGTGCTGCGCGAGATCGCCGACGCGCTGTCCTCGACGGTGCGGCGCGGGGACGCGGTGGGGCGGTTCGGCGGCGAGGAGTTCGCGGTCCTGCTGCCGATGGTGGAGCGGGGCGAGGCGGTGGTGATCGCCGAGCGGGTGCGGGCCCAGGTGCTGGGGTTGAAGATCGACGACAGCGCGGGCGGGATCGTCACCGGTCTGGGGGTCAGCATCGGGGTGGCCATCTGGCCGGAGATCGACGAGGACACCCTGGAAGGTGTGCTCGCGGCGGCGGATGCGGCGTTGTACGAGGCGAAGCGGTTGGGGCGGGATCAGGTGCAGGTGGCTGGGGCGCAGCGGAGGTTGCGCCGGTCGCCTGCGGTGCGCACGACGTACGCCGCGGAGTAGCCGGACTTGCTCAATCGGCCGTCCAGCAGGCCATGATCTCGTCCGGTCCCCACAGCAGGTCGGCTTCATCGGTGTCGAGGTCCGCGCCCGACAAGGACACGACGACCAGTCCGGATCGTTCGTGGTCGTAACCGGGGATGTGGCCGACCGCGTGGCGGAGCGAATGCAGGTCGTGGCGGTCGAAGGCGCCGGTGATCCACTTGATCGACCCGGCGAAGTCGATCCGGCCCGCGACGGGGGAGCGGTCGGCTCCGACGAGGTCGACCTCGGGGTTGTGCTGCCGGTTCCACCAGCCGCCCACCGCGGCGGTGTCGGGCCAGGGCAACCCACCGGCCTGTCCGGCGAGTTCCAGGGCTTCGCGGATCAGCGGCTCGACAGCGCGACCGCGCCAACTGGTCCACTGGCGGTCCAGCACGCGCGCGCCGACCTGGGGACGTCCGCGGCGCGCCTGTTCCTGGATGGCGCGTCCGATGGGCAGGTAGAAGCGCAGGTTGCTGTCGGCGACCCGGTAGAGCGCCGGTTTGCCGGGGGAGGTGGACAGCGGGTGGTCGATCGCCAGGACCCGCTTCTCCTCGGTCAGCTTCCGCAGCAGCGGTGAGAGCGTCCCCGACGGGATCTGACCCTGGCTGCTCCCGGCCGTGGCGGCGATGTTCGCGTGGGTGCGGTTGTCCCCGCCGATCGACTCCACCACGCGATGGGCCTGGTCGGGTGCGGGGAACTCGGCCAACAGCGAGGACTCCGGCACGCTGAACAGCGGCGCGGCGGGGTCCTCGCACTCCTGTCGCAGGAACTCGGCCGGGGGTGTGGCGTGGGGCCAGCTGCGGATGATGCCGGGCAGTCCACCGGTGATCAGGTGCGCGTCGATCGCGTCCGCCCCGTGGAGGCCGAGGGCGCGGCCGGTTTCAGCGGGGTTGAGCGGGCCGAGCACGAGGTTGTCCGCGCGTCCGTGGAAGGGGCGGTCGTAGGCGGTGAGGCGTTCCATCATGTGCAGGTCGCTGCCCAGCAGCACCAGCAGCACCGGACGCCGTGACCACAGCCGGTCCCACGCGGTCTGCAACGCACCGTCGAAGACCTGGTCCTGCTCGGCCAGCCACGGTACTTCGTCGAGCACCACGACCGAGGGCGTCTCGGGCAGCGCGGCGTCCAGGACGCGGAACGCGTCGGGCCACCCTCCGGTGACGCCGGTGGGCGGTAGCGCGTGTCCGGCCGCGGCCAGGGACGAGTCGGCGAGTTCGGCGAGGAACGCGGTGACCGAGTCGACCGCGGACGAGCCCTTGGTGGCGGCGAAGTAGAGGTAGGGCACGTCGGCCGAGTCGCAGAACTCCTGCACCAGCCGCGATTTGCCCACCTGCCGTCGCCCTCGGATCGCGATCGCGGATCCTTCTCGCGACGCGGTCACCCGGCCGAGGCGCTTGTGCAGCAGGCGCAACTCGGTCCGTCTACCCACGAATCCCGGCACGGCAAGAGTGTAGATGCCATCTACGTAGATCGCATCTACACAGATGGCCGCCAGGCTGGACGGTCCGGCGTTCGAGTCGCGAATCCCACGACCGGGCGGCCGCCAGGGATCAGTCCTCCCACACGTCGCTCGCCGGCAGCCCCCGCGCCTCCCGCTCCCGGTCGATCAGCTTCTGGATCAACGCCGTCTTCCCCTTCGTGTACGCCAACCCGTCCGACTCCCGCGC
This window contains:
- a CDS encoding class I SAM-dependent methyltransferase — its product is MSDPTRDPRGRSGGHGDAAEFARLHGAITDERIRALFPFRFLAANETFARLVDATAHRILASIGALPPTTGVTVQQAKRDLSIPWRRTVPLRFMYEKLSDSGVLDRLDGRYFTGAVPVGDFDTVAVELAEQEPGAAVAPEILRTLVDGAERFFRGEASGEEILFAPDKLELWPRYFSNDNPLYAINNTVGAEAVSRLVPADGGAFEVLEIGGGCGSAAEQVLRSLGSRVTRYRFTEVAETFARIGEQVAREAAAPSTEVESERLDMTKPWAEQGVGPGTFDVVYSVNCFHVAPDLDFVVAEAAKALKPGGAVVVSECLRPTKLARPIHAEIIFDFLDSFTDVVTDPVRRPTHGFLTPAAWRATFEAAGLGEVVVLPDVDAVAEVYPDFVVGAVVARATT
- a CDS encoding ATP-binding protein encodes the protein MPGFVGRRTELRLLHKRLGRVTASREGSAIAIRGRRQVGKSRLVQEFCDSADVPYLYFAATKGSSAVDSVTAFLAELADSSLAAAGHALPPTGVTGGWPDAFRVLDAALPETPSVVVLDEVPWLAEQDQVFDGALQTAWDRLWSRRPVLLVLLGSDLHMMERLTAYDRPFHGRADNLVLGPLNPAETGRALGLHGADAIDAHLITGGLPGIIRSWPHATPPAEFLRQECEDPAAPLFSVPESSLLAEFPAPDQAHRVVESIGGDNRTHANIAATAGSSQGQIPSGTLSPLLRKLTEEKRVLAIDHPLSTSPGKPALYRVADSNLRFYLPIGRAIQEQARRGRPQVGARVLDRQWTSWRGRAVEPLIREALELAGQAGGLPWPDTAAVGGWWNRQHNPEVDLVGADRSPVAGRIDFAGSIKWITGAFDRHDLHSLRHAVGHIPGYDHERSGLVVVSLSGADLDTDEADLLWGPDEIMACWTAD
- a CDS encoding GGDEF domain-containing protein, coding for MRTRAPWRAIPGWSLWSLPKRALAYVFLVDSGAVLAVVLSAPHPVPSRSWLIAGVLAACAGAHLHFSRWIERIRRDHSHLPHVDLCSIWIFAGALVLPPLPAVLLVATIYLHRWWVVGRWDTSRPPHRCLFTGSMMILAALAANGVSYASGLREHLMTGRPSGVLDLLGIIGAGAAQWGVNSLLVGIVIVITVKLRKIGEAVGSGADNLLEAGQLALGSFVALAVTWWPGFALPMVVAAVALHRTVLIHQLELAARTDNKTGLLNAEAWHLQARLELQRTRDRQTPSTLGLFMIDVDHFKDINDRYGHQVGDSVLREIADALSSTVRRGDAVGRFGGEEFAVLLPMVERGEAVVIAERVRAQVLGLKIDDSAGGIVTGLGVSIGVAIWPEIDEDTLEGVLAAADAALYEAKRLGRDQVQVAGAQRRLRRSPAVRTTYAAE
- a CDS encoding MFS transporter, producing MTKRGDAGSGSRAAFGVAEFRVLWCASLTSIVGDQLARLALSIVVFQRTGSPAWTALTYALTMLPGLLSGVLLTGLADRYPRRTVMVCSDLLRAALVAVMAVPAVPLPLVVALLVLVQLAEPPFAAAQGALLPLVLGERRYEAGQSIHLITHQVGLLLGFAGGGLVVAWLGTSGALAVNAVTFGLSALLLRFGLRRRPASLTPSDGPDADRWWAGVRAGAGLVWHDRRLRLLIAIGCLATFAVVPEGLAAPFSQEAGAGVAEVGVLLAADPAGMVVGALLLRFVPSAARVRLLGVLAVATVLPLLGYFLAPGLGFAVGLLALSGAFSAYQVTAGATFVRLVPDRRRGQALGFARTSLVAAQGVGVAGGGLVAQWTGSTTGTIAAAGAAGTVLALAAAVSWSRVSTTVTTDG